The Rosa chinensis cultivar Old Blush chromosome 7, RchiOBHm-V2, whole genome shotgun sequence DNA segment CATCCGATATTATTGCCTAAACTTGGCCGAACATTAATTTTCATTTCGGCCCACATGAGTAACGACCCTTTTGAACTTGGATTAAACCAAACATATGGCCGCATGGTCCAACTTGTTGATTTTTGGGTCATCCGTTACTAAAACCTCAAACCAAGCTGGGTGACCGACCGACACTTTTTCCTTGGTCGTATGACTTCACATTTCCCTCGGTCGTCCGTTCCTAAAACCTCAAATCAAGCTGGGTAACCAACCGACACTTTTCCCTCGGTTGTATGACTTCACTTTTCCCTCGGTCGTATGACTTCACGAACTATTTATCTTGAATGGGTGCTAACTCAGTCCCATTTCTTCTCAACATGATCGTACACGAGAGTAGCTAAATTcaggtccaaacattgccccccgaGTCTCATAAGCATTAGCTCTTAAGCCAAATGGTGGTGAGACTTGAATAAAAATGGAATATCTCAAAACATACCCGGTCGTGATATTTCGACTTGGTTGTACCACTTGAACCTTCAAAACTCGGCCTTTGACATGCAAAACTTGAAAGACTTGGCCGAATACTCCCCAGGTTTGACACCTCGGTCATGTTGTCttggagaagaaaaacaatTTTGGGTCGGGACTTATTACACGGTCGAAGCTACTACTCGGCCAAGGCATACAACTCGGTCGAGACATTCAAAGAGGAAAACTGGGCCGAGATGTCTAATTTAAAGACTTGGTCATGGTCGGCCAGTACTAGAGGCTGGAATTTAGTCATGGTTGTCAAagcaattatatataattatatatatgtacaaaCTCGAGCAGATGCTTGGCCATGCAAATcaatatacaattgtatatatgttataACCACGAGCAGATGCTTGGCCATGCAAATCAAtcatatataactatatatacgCATAACCACGTGACCTCTAGTCATGagcataattatatatatatatatatatatatatatatatgtatataatacATGCACAGCAGCACCAACATTAAATATATTTGCTTTCTCCCAACTGACACCAAACCATGATTATATATACCAAACCCATAACTCCGACCAAGGCTTCGAAAGACATATGCATGATTCTTcaatatgattatatatataccaTCACACAATCATGAATCATAACACATGGCCCACATGAGCATGACTCCTCGGCTGACTGCATgcaaatataattatataacaTAATTATATAATATAACATATGTTATActataattatatttatataatatattatgTAATTATTGCATCTGAAAGTGTGCAACTGTATACCTTAACTCGTGCATCTGTGAGCAAACGAACCCAGAAACACTACTCCTCTCCATCACGTTCACTTGCTcgtttctttttaatttcaagttCTTTCAAAATCATTTGTAGTCATCCAAATTTTCTTCTTCGTGTGCGTATGATTCTTTCTCAAAAAATGATTGACCACAACTGAGCATTGCAACAATAATCAAATTGATCTGGGCACCAAACCCAGATCTACCTTTGATGTTGTCGGTGGGGATTTCTTCATCTGGGAGTTGCGGTTAATCTGATGCCGGTAAGCCTCCAGGTGGGTCACCGGTTTGGATACGGTGTCGATGAACTGAAATAGACAAGCCAGTGGCAAAGGAGAAACCTGGATCAAACGAAGCAACCCGAATCCTTGAAAACTCGGCCTTGACGTGTAAAGTTTGAAAGACTTGGCCGATATATCCTAGGTTTGAAACTCGGTCAAGTTGAGGGATAACAAAAATTACTCGGCCATGACATACTGCTCGGTTCATGCTTGCTACTCGGCCAAGACTAATTACTCGGTCATGTTCTACCGTACTCCGAGCTTTGGTCGAGGCATTGTAAATTTTACAATGTGGGGCTCAGCCATGCACATGCATCAAGCCATCTGCAACTTGTGAGTTTGGCCAAGAAAAACAACGTTGAAAATTTGACCGAAGCATTCAGAGAGGACAAATAAGCCAAGTTGCCTGAATCAAAGACTTTGTCATCGTCATCCACACTTAGTCTCAGTCAACCGAAGCAAAGAGCTTGGTTATGCAATACTATTATGCATaatcaaatatatatagatatatatagccATGTGCATGCTCACTTGAACTCTGTGCATGATCCATATAAATATAATTATCTTCATCTATGAGGGCCATAATGTCATCCTGCTTTCACGTCGTCCTTGATGTTGGAGGGCCACAAGAAAGGACAAATAGGCCtaaattaaaaaaactctttCATGGTTTCCCAAACTTAGTCTCAATCAGCCGAAATAAAGAGATTGGCCCTGCAAAGCAATTTATAATATATCTATGTATAACTATGAGCAAGTGCACGTGAACTCTGACCCTGCacacatataattatataacaATGGTTTTGCGTGTGTCAGTAGATGAAGTGAATTGCGCGGTCGTCTTCTGTGGGAAGCCTTcttgaagaaatgaaaatggaaTGCCAAAACCAAGATTCCTCTTCCATAAAACCCTTCCACATTTTCGAGTCCAAACTTTTCAAGCTAttccaaaaattcaaagtcCCTTCTAATCTGACGCCTGTACATCGTGAACGAAACCAATCTGGAATAACAACTAACTGATTTAACAAGGGCGAGTTTCAAGGTGGGTTGCTGGTTTAGATTTGGCGTCGGTGAGCTGCAAGGCGGGTTGTCGTGATCTGGGTACAACGGCAGTGGAGCTGCAAGGTGGTTGAGGTTTGAGTTCAACTTCTCCAGCGATCTCAAGAATGTGTCTGACGAAGATGAGCAGCTAACTGGGTTGATTCGACAAGGGAGAGCTGGAAATACTTGGGGAAGTAAGTTGTCTAAATTTTTTTCCACTCTTAACTATGTGTGAGTAAGCTGAGAATTAGCATAATTTCGGCCTTGTGAGATTTGAAATGCATTCATGCTTCTCCTGCTTTTTGTCTGACAAAGTTCTGGCTGAATCACAACTCTTGCTTAATTTGTCTTGGTGAAATCTTGGAGATTGACATAAGATGCTTGCATTGGATGAACAATTTGCCCCCTAAAAGTTACACACTTTGAATCTAGCAATTAATCCCCAAATAAATGGTTCATACTCCATTAATCAAGAGTTTGAAAAGTCAGACTCTTTAATTATTGGATAGCACTTGCTGGCAACTTTCCAAAACTTAGAATGCTTTCTGTCATTCTCTTGAGACGCCATTGAAGGTCTAGTCCTCAACTAAATATAGTAATTGTCTCTTGCACTGTTGCTCTGCTTCTGCTTTCCTGTTGGCAATCAAAATCTACACCCACCAGGTTGATTTTCTGATGATAAGACAGAAGCATAAATCCTTGAGTCTTAATTTGAAGTCTGCGTCGAACATAGATCAAAATCTGTCATGCACTGATTCTGTGATTTATTTGCAGGTTTTGAATGAACTCTACTGTAGCTAAACAAAGCTTTCATGGCCGATGATATATCAGAAACTGAGACGGGGTTAGAGGACAGCGAAACAACAAAAGCACAATTGGCTGAATTCTCAACCAAGTTTGAAGCTGCTTTTAGTGCTTCTGTGGACAAACTCCAAAGCTCTGTGATATGTCGGTTGACGAAGAACAAGGAACCGCGAAGAGAGTGCATATTAGGACCACATTACAGCTTGGGTATGCCGCCGGCCATCAACGAGGTTCTAGAAAACTCATTGGTGGACACATCTTGCTTGACCGGCGGAGCTAGCTGGTCTAGTTGGAACACAAATTCTAAACAGCCAGGGAGTTGGCCGAAATCAACACCCGAGTGGAAGAAATGGGTGCCACGGATGGAGCACTTTTTCGGTCGCTCATGGAAAAAATTTGGTATTTATGATAGCATTAAAATGTCCGAACAAGAAATCTACATGGATCGGCCTCTTCTTGCTGCTGCCTTGTGTTTTTGGTCATCTGCTACTAACACCATGAACCTGCCACTCGGGCCAATGAGTCCAACCTTGCTAGATATGGCCGCAATATTTGGTTTTCGGCCGAATGGAGAGGAGATATGTGCCTTAGCTAACCTTCCTTCCTCTTTTCATGCTAGCCTGAGACCCAAAGTGAACAAGGACGACAAGAAAGCCAAACAAAAAGCTGACGCCACAGCGAGGAAATTGCTTAACTATAGCACTTTCTATGCCGAACATGCAATTGCCGAGGATGTGTCCACGGTCGAGAGGCACGAACCAACACAATATGAGCACGCCGCTTTCCTCCTTTATTGGTTATGCAAATACGTGTTTTGCACGAAGTCGAACAAGTGCTTGTTCGAGTTTGCTGGTATTGCGGAGGCCCTTAGCTTGGGTAAACCTTTAGCCCTTGGTCCGTTTGTCCTTGCCTATCTTTACCGTACTCTGCGTAATGTGGTGACCAACAATATGACACTGGATATTGGAGGGCCATTATGGATGTTCCAGGTATGGGTGCAGACTTACTTTCATCAGCTTCGACCAAGTCATCCTTTTGATTCCACTGTGATTCTCGGCCGCCAGATCATCTCTCTTGGTCCTCATTCACATTCGGTAGCAGAATGCTTTGCTTTCTTCCTTTCGAAAAAGAGCATGACCAAGGAAGAGTTTGCCATATGTTATAGCCGAGACTATCCTTCTTGTCTTGCATTAAACATAACGAAACCATGGGAGAGGTCTTTGGACTTGTCAGTACTTCTACCTTGGGGGAGCATTCTCATTTCTCGAGACATAAACTATGGTCTCAAGGGTACACTGGGTCGGCCAGGGGTTGAGGTTTATCTTCCAAACTTTGTTGCGCGTCAGCTTGGCTTCATACAAAGTTGTCCAGCCTTCTTTCTAATGTCCCGGAATCGTTTTTCTTCATGGAGAGATAGGTTTACAGACACCGCGCATTGTTCGGCCGTTACTCTTTATTATCAGACTCAGTTTGGAAACTTTGAGAGATTCGGCCTGAGCGCCCGTGAACCTGATCATAGAGCAACTCCTACTTTCCAAACTTGGTGGTCAACAtttatcaagaagaaacttgGAGAGGACTTGCGAACAACCGAGCGTATTGCCTTGTATGGATTCCCGAGCTTGTTCACCAacaaaggtgagtaatctcaacCAGACAACTTCCTTTGATCTCAAATACATTTCTAACGTTATGCTTTGTGTTCTAGGCAATGACAAGAAGAAGGCACTGGTTGCCAAGTCGAAATCCAAAGAAAAGTCCAAGGAAGGTAAACCCCAACTCATTGTCCGACAATCGCTAATTTCTTTAATtgctaataatttttttttttttttttttttttttttttttttaatctttcagagCAAACCTCAAAGAAACGAGAATCAAAGTCGGGAAGAGCTCTGCCTACCAAGAAGGTAAAGAAGTCACCTGACGCGGTGGAGAGTTCGGTCACGAATCCGGCTGATATTATGGTTAGTGAAGACATAATTTTCGAGGGTGATATGGATAATATCCAAAATGTTCTAGCTGAAAATCACATCATGTCTGGAGCTGAGGATGTGGCCGAAACTAGTAATGCCTCAAACAATAACACGGGCTCGGCCGACAGCGGAGGTTCGCCTGATGAAGCACAGTCAGAAAACTTTGAGCACGAGGTAGGTTCATGATTTAAAGTTGTGCGTTTCTCTCATCTTGGTTATATGAATTGTGCCTGGCTAATTGACTTTCTTTATCTTGGTAGAGAGATGACCGCATTGATCATTCTTCGCATCCTCCTGAAAGCAACATGGTTGAAATTGACATGGATGTAAGTTTCTCATATTCCCTTCTTCGATTGTATTTTTTGCTTGTCTGTGATTATTGACTCCCCTCTTTTGCAGGACTTGGGTGAGAACCAGCTTCTTAATATCGACCAACCACTCGCAAACTCACATAACCTTGCTAAGGATTCGGAAGACATCGACGTACTTGGCCGAGAGGCATTGCTTAACCACCAAACACTTGTCCCGGTAAGATATTTCAATCCGGCTTGGTATGCATCGCTCCCATATTCTAGAAACAACTTGaacctttactttttttttttttttttttttttttttgcaggtaCGAGGAACTCAAAGCAGTTCAACCTTGGAGTTGGTTCTTCTCAATCCAACTGAACCAAATCCTTCCATGTCCGGAACGCTTACCACCTTTCTTACTGAAGGGATGCCTCGAAATGATCAAGCTATCATTTGCGCCCCATTGTCGGCTGAGCCTGTGGTGAGTGATTCAACAACTTCAAGATTTGTTCGTCCTAGCTGACTCAACAACTTCTCACCGGGctcgttgtttttttttttttttaggatcaaACAACAGGCGATCTTGGTCTGGAGCTACTTCAATTTCTCGACACACTAGATAACAACATGAGCCCGGTGgaggaaaagcttgaaacaacCGAAACCAAGAAGGCACTAAAATCGGTCAGACAATTTTTGGGTTATGATACGAGAGCAGTAACCGAGGCTAGTTTTCTTGCTTTCAAGGAGGCGGTTGAAGTACTTATTTCAGCCAACCATTTATCTCAAGTAGAAGCTTATGAAGTTCATGCCCTTTTGTCCCGCGCAAATTTTAGTCTCTCTCCCTGCCTAGAAGCCCAAAAAGAGTTTGAAACCGGCGAGAAATTTATGAGTGAGTATAAAGACATTCGCCAGTCTACCGATCTTGGCCAACTTCATAAGTTGAAGACTTCTTTGGATGAGGGAAGGCAAAAAGTGCGTGATTTGAAAAAGCAATTGGTCGAAGCTGAAGAGCAAGTCAAAATCACTTCGGCCTCCATCCGAACCATTGTTCCTCAACAACATCTCACTAGGTATAGCTTGATTTTGTCATCGGTCAAGTCGTACAACAAGAAGAAATGCATTTTGAAGCGAAAGGTCGACCAAGGTATGGAAGACTTGGAAAAGGTTAAGGAAGTTCTTCGATCTCTTCTACCCTCTGACTAGTAATTATAGTGGGATTTGGTATCCATCTCGGCcttatattttgtacatggTCCTAGGACCATAACTCAACCGGTTGCCTTAATTTTGTAAAGTCTAACCGACCTTATTTGTAGGACTCATATTATATGACCGGTTGATCATTCGGCCGCTATTTTGTCAATGGATTTAACCTCTTTTGACTTCATATCTCTCGGCCAACCAGGTTCTAatacttgttttgttttgcaCCTTATTTTGAGCTTGGTTAAACCAACATCTTCAGCTTGGCTGACCCTCCCATTCACCTTGGCTAAAATTACCTTAGTGGATTCGGCCGACATATTTAACTCGACCAAATGAATTACTTGATTATGGACAATACAAATTTGGTTGATTCGGCCAACACTTCATGTTTAACTTTGACCAACCAAATAAAAGTAAATTCCAACATCGTAAATGAATGGATGTAAAGAGACACGTTGTTTATGCAAAAACATACAACAAAACATAGGCGGCCGAGTTTACAAGTCTGATACTCGGCCGGTGTTCCCTAGGTGGTACACTATAAATCTTGCTCCATCATTTCCCAAGTAGTGGGGTAATATTTCTTGAGGAATTGCCCGTTGATAGGCATTGCATGGAGCTCTCCATCTTGATCTTTCAGTTGATATGCACCTTTTCCTAATACTTGATCGATGACAAACGGGCCTTCCCACCTTGGCGACCATTTTCCGAAACGTTTATCTTTAGTTCCGATAGGCAAAACGGCTTTCCAAACTAAATCTTCCTCAGCAAATGACTTAGACTTAACTCGTTTGTTATACGCACGGGCCACAGCCTTTTTCTGTGCTTCCATTCGGTTGTAAGCGTCCATTCGTTCTTGGTCAAGTTCTTCAAGTTCCTGAATCATTGCCTGAGTGTAGTCGTCAGCTACCATTTCATTTTGAGTAGCGAATCTAAGTGATTTCAATTTCACCTCAACAGGTAACATAGCATCATGCCCATACGTTAGCGCAAAAGGCGTTGTCCCTGTGGCTGTACGTTTGGACGTTCGAAAAGCCCACAAGGTCTCTGATAGCAGATTGTGCCAATCTCTGGGATTCTCTTGAACCATCTTCTTGAGTATATTTATAATGCCTTTATTACTGGCTTCGGCCTGACCATTTGCTTGGGCATAGTAAGGTGTCGAGTGAGTCAACTTGATACCCAGACTATCTGTGAGTTCATGCATTGCTTCGGCTATGAAAACCGAACCCCTGTCAGCTGTTATGGTTTCAGGTATCCCAAACCTGTGTATAATGTTTTCCTCCACAAATTTGATTACTGTCTGACTAGAAATAGTAACGTATGGTTTTGCCTCTACCCATTTAGTGAAATAATCAGTGGCAACCAAAATCCATACGTGTTGTTTTGATGATGGTGGTCTAATACTCCCTATAATATCCATGGCCCAACCTCGAAACGGCCATGGCTTAACAATTGGATGGAGGACGTCGGCTGGAACTCTTTGCACAGGCGCatgaatttgacatttcttgCAGCTCTTTGCGAATTCAATGCAATCCTTTAAAATTGTAGGCCAGTAGAAGCCGTGCCTTCGaattaaccacctcattttgaTTCCGGCCTGATGTGCACCACATATCCCCTCGTGGACATCTTTCATGACTTCCAAAGTTTCTTGCCCCCCTATACAAAGAAGGAGTAGATCATCGGAG contains these protein-coding regions:
- the LOC112175977 gene encoding uncharacterized protein LOC112175977 gives rise to the protein MADDISETETGLEDSETTKAQLAEFSTKFEAAFSASVDKLQSSVICRLTKNKEPRRECILGPHYSLGMPPAINEVLENSLVDTSCLTGGASWSSWNTNSKQPGSWPKSTPEWKKWVPRMEHFFGRSWKKFGIYDSIKMSEQEIYMDRPLLAAALCFWSSATNTMNLPLGPMSPTLLDMAAIFGFRPNGEEICALANLPSSFHASLRPKVNKDDKKAKQKADATARKLLNYSTFYAEHAIAEDVSTVERHEPTQYEHAAFLLYWLCKYVFCTKSNKCLFEFAGIAEALSLGKPLALGPFVLAYLYRTLRNVVTNNMTLDIGGPLWMFQVWVQTYFHQLRPSHPFDSTVILGRQIISLGPHSHSVAECFAFFLSKKSMTKEEFAICYSRDYPSCLALNITKPWERSLDLSVLLPWGSILISRDINYGLKGTLGRPGVEVYLPNFVARQLGFIQSCPAFFLMSRNRFSSWRDRFTDTAHCSAVTLYYQTQFGNFERFGLSAREPDHRATPTFQTWWSTFIKKKLGEDLRTTERIALYGFPSLFTNKGNDKKKALVAKSKSKEKSKEEQTSKKRESKSGRALPTKKVKKSPDAVESSVTNPADIMVSEDIIFEGDMDNIQNVLAENHIMSGAEDVAETSNASNNNTGSADSGGSPDEAQSENFEHERDDRIDHSSHPPESNMVEIDMDDLGENQLLNIDQPLANSHNLAKDSEDIDVLGREALLNHQTLVPVRGTQSSSTLELVLLNPTEPNPSMSGTLTTFLTEGMPRNDQAIICAPLSAEPVDQTTGDLGLELLQFLDTLDNNMSPVEEKLETTETKKALKSVRQFLGYDTRAVTEASFLAFKEAVEVLISANHLSQVEAYEVHALLSRANFSLSPCLEAQKEFETGEKFMSEYKDIRQSTDLGQLHKLKTSLDEGRQKVRDLKKQLVEAEEQVKITSASIRTIVPQQHLTRYSLILSSVKSYNKKKCILKRKVDQGMEDLEKVKEVLRSLLPSD